The following are encoded in a window of Leeia aquatica genomic DNA:
- a CDS encoding SgrR family transcriptional regulator: MSLARYFQKLYQTYGEQPVQPGLPELAAQLCVSERHARQLLGRMQGEGWLTWQAGRGRGVRSTLQLHGKALQQLEQELQQLLQQGALSQVLQRLPAAERQQWLDSLPRLLAQHDAGSRLRIPLPRALKSLDPLTVAFWLEANLVRQLFDRLLEVDPQRGLVGSLAHHWEAQQQGQCWRFWLRPRLQFHDGSVLDSTAVMETLLRLRDEPGPAQWQYRHLRRVVCHDALGFSCELERPDWLWPHCLANGPASIVPRRRRRHFGELPVGSGPWRLLQRHPGRLLLQAMPYHHRGAPLLEQIELWILDLPDYPAPYDLVWQQEEGQPVHSEGLHWPEGCHYLILGEPDDNQRQQLAALLSHPPLVADDEVWRRPAHHLLASWPPMEGTPAGRISRPPAQVLTLQHFGVPQASVLLPRIRQRLSMAGITLTVLQRNAALLQEGTGFPRADLTLQGEILSEDTIFSLYEWLGGNIIEHLPPLRQQALWRALARIQAMPGQAEQLAGFQQEASHLIQEGWLLPLSHEANCLHPAPWLAGAKPGNNGWVDFSKLWVRGDSTQPS; the protein is encoded by the coding sequence ATGTCGCTGGCACGCTACTTCCAGAAACTGTATCAGACCTACGGTGAGCAACCGGTTCAGCCCGGCTTGCCGGAGCTGGCTGCGCAACTGTGTGTCAGCGAGCGGCACGCCCGGCAACTGCTGGGGCGCATGCAGGGCGAGGGCTGGTTGACCTGGCAAGCGGGCCGTGGACGCGGGGTGCGCTCTACCTTGCAGCTGCATGGCAAGGCGCTGCAGCAACTGGAGCAGGAGCTGCAACAGTTGCTGCAGCAAGGCGCACTGTCGCAGGTATTGCAGCGCCTGCCTGCTGCAGAGCGGCAGCAATGGCTGGATAGCCTGCCGCGCTTGCTGGCGCAGCACGATGCCGGTTCCCGGCTGCGTATTCCCTTGCCTCGCGCGCTCAAATCGCTGGACCCGCTGACGGTGGCGTTCTGGCTGGAAGCCAATCTGGTGCGGCAGCTGTTTGACCGTTTGCTGGAGGTGGACCCACAACGCGGGCTGGTTGGTTCACTGGCACACCACTGGGAGGCACAGCAGCAGGGGCAGTGCTGGCGTTTCTGGTTACGCCCCCGCCTGCAATTTCATGATGGCAGCGTGCTGGATAGTACAGCCGTGATGGAAACCCTGCTGCGCTTGCGGGATGAGCCGGGCCCGGCGCAGTGGCAATACAGGCATCTGCGGCGGGTGGTCTGCCACGATGCGCTTGGCTTCAGTTGCGAGCTGGAGCGGCCAGACTGGCTATGGCCGCACTGCCTGGCCAATGGCCCGGCGTCCATCGTGCCGCGTCGCCGCCGACGTCATTTTGGAGAGCTGCCGGTTGGCAGTGGACCGTGGCGCTTGCTGCAGCGGCATCCGGGGCGCTTGCTGTTGCAGGCCATGCCCTATCACCATCGTGGTGCACCGCTGCTGGAGCAGATCGAGCTGTGGATTCTGGACCTGCCGGATTACCCGGCGCCCTATGATCTTGTCTGGCAGCAGGAAGAGGGTCAGCCGGTCCACAGTGAGGGACTGCATTGGCCGGAGGGCTGTCATTACCTGATTTTGGGCGAACCGGACGACAATCAGAGACAACAGCTGGCAGCGTTGCTGTCGCATCCCCCGCTGGTGGCGGACGACGAGGTCTGGCGGCGCCCGGCCCACCATTTGCTAGCGAGTTGGCCACCTATGGAGGGCACGCCAGCCGGGCGGATAAGCCGCCCCCCCGCACAGGTTTTGACCCTGCAGCATTTCGGGGTGCCGCAGGCCAGTGTGTTATTGCCGCGCATTCGTCAGCGGCTGAGCATGGCGGGCATCACACTGACAGTTCTGCAGCGCAATGCCGCATTACTACAGGAAGGTACTGGCTTTCCACGGGCAGACCTGACCTTGCAAGGGGAGATCTTGTCCGAAGATACCATATTCAGCCTGTATGAATGGCTGGGCGGTAATATCATTGAGCATTTACCACCACTGCGGCAGCAAGCACTGTGGCGGGCTTTGGCCAGGATCCAGGCAATGCCGGGGCAGGCCGAGCAACTGGCGGGTTTTCAACAGGAAGCCAGCCATCTGATCCAGGAGGGCTGGTTGCTACCGTTATCGCATGAAGCCAATTGCCTTCACCCGGCGCCATGGCTGGCCGGAGCCAAGCCCGGTAACAATGGCTGGGTGGATTTCAGCAAGCTGTGGGTGCGAGGAGACAGCACTCAGCCATCGTGA
- a CDS encoding peroxiredoxin, with amino-acid sequence MKTVGQSLEAFHITGVKPGFNHHEENGVSAFESLTEQSFSGKWKIIYFYPKDFTFVCPTEIAEFNKLVNDFADRDAVLLGGSTDNEFVKLAWRREHKDLDRLNHWQFADVTGSLVDMLGVRDAQAGVALRATFIVDPDNVIQHVSVNNLNVGRNPQEILRLLDGLQTDELCPCNRAVGGQTL; translated from the coding sequence ATGAAAACCGTCGGACAATCCCTCGAAGCCTTCCACATCACCGGCGTCAAGCCCGGTTTCAACCACCACGAAGAAAATGGCGTTTCCGCCTTTGAAAGCCTGACCGAGCAGTCCTTCAGCGGCAAGTGGAAGATCATCTACTTCTATCCCAAGGATTTCACCTTTGTCTGCCCGACCGAAATCGCCGAGTTCAACAAGCTGGTTAACGACTTTGCCGACCGCGACGCGGTGCTGCTGGGTGGCTCGACCGACAATGAGTTTGTCAAGCTGGCCTGGCGTCGTGAGCACAAGGACCTGGACCGCCTGAACCACTGGCAGTTTGCCGATGTCACCGGTTCGCTGGTGGACATGCTGGGCGTGCGTGATGCCCAGGCTGGCGTCGCCCTACGCGCCACCTTCATTGTCGACCCGGACAATGTGATCCAGCACGTCTCGGTGAACAACCTGAATGTGGGCCGCAACCCGCAAGAAATCCTGCGCCTGCTGGACGGCCTGCAGACCGACGAGCTGTGCCCGTGCAACCGCGCGGTAGGCGGCCAGACCCTGTAA
- a CDS encoding BMP family lipoprotein, which produces MHGLLRAPALASLALMASTVAHALTPAIIYDQGGKFDKGFNESAFVGAEKFRAESKISFLEAMATHENNAENQIRNMIQKGADHIILIGFTFSDAVAKTSKEFPKVRFTLVDSVVEGPNVQSIVFKEHEGSYLVGMAAAYGSKTSKLGFITAMDIPMLQAFGCGYAQGAKQVRGNIEVFTSTIGTTGEAFSNPPKAALLAKKQIEKGADVVYAAAGASGLGTLRVARDTNTFAIGVDSNQNWMLPGRVLTSMVKRIDTAVYQALTSSSKGSWKPGILKLGLKEGGVDWSLDTYNASLISPATKAAVEQARKNIIEGKTRVVDFREGNSCPVALTPM; this is translated from the coding sequence ATGCACGGCTTGCTGCGGGCACCCGCGCTGGCGTCGCTTGCCCTCATGGCAAGCACCGTCGCCCACGCGCTCACCCCCGCCATCATTTACGATCAGGGCGGTAAATTCGACAAAGGTTTTAACGAATCGGCTTTTGTAGGTGCGGAGAAATTCCGCGCCGAGAGCAAAATCAGTTTTCTGGAAGCCATGGCCACCCATGAAAACAACGCGGAAAACCAGATTCGCAACATGATCCAGAAGGGCGCAGACCACATCATCCTGATTGGTTTCACCTTCTCGGATGCCGTGGCCAAAACCAGCAAGGAATTCCCCAAGGTTCGCTTCACGCTGGTAGACAGCGTGGTGGAAGGCCCCAATGTGCAGTCGATTGTGTTCAAGGAGCATGAGGGGTCTTATCTGGTCGGCATGGCAGCGGCCTATGGCAGCAAAACCAGCAAGCTGGGCTTCATCACCGCCATGGACATTCCGATGCTGCAGGCGTTTGGCTGCGGTTATGCCCAAGGGGCCAAACAGGTGCGCGGCAATATTGAAGTGTTCACCAGCACCATCGGCACCACCGGCGAGGCATTCAGCAATCCACCCAAAGCAGCGCTGCTGGCCAAGAAGCAGATCGAGAAAGGCGCCGATGTGGTGTATGCCGCAGCAGGGGCTAGCGGCTTGGGCACGCTGCGGGTGGCCCGCGACACCAATACCTTTGCCATTGGCGTGGACAGTAACCAGAACTGGATGCTACCAGGCCGCGTGCTGACCTCCATGGTCAAGCGCATCGACACCGCGGTCTATCAGGCCTTGACCAGCTCCAGCAAAGGCAGCTGGAAGCCGGGCATTCTGAAACTGGGCCTGAAGGAAGGAGGGGTGGACTGGTCGCTGGACACGTACAACGCCAGCCTGATCAGCCCCGCCACCAAGGCGGCCGTGGAACAGGCCAGGAAGAACATCATCGAGGGCAAAACCCGGGTGGTGGATTTCCGTGAGGGCA
- a CDS encoding MFS transporter, which produces MTAIRLLLLCQALLVLSRALTQPLFVLLLHRQHLSTEWIGLILSLCGVSATLIGLYGGHLADRMGPARLLRSMVLLIALTLPALTLSPHPAMSALLILSVDSAMSVILVSFKAMLARWITTEERPKVYATGYLLSNIMFSLGPLLGLQLAGLQFAIPFWLGGISVGLTLPVLRQLRRFPVQHDADVRSTARFVDTLSRLRQDHVLVCYTLVSFCHSMIYGRFSAWLMLWLLDHCSPMLSQRYLTSMILTNTLGVVLLQYPVSRWLLRGHLARWLLWASLCLLPALWILQVSTSLPMMCAAILLFTLAELVLVPAEYQLIDQIAPADARGAYYGASQLSMLGAALSPVLCGALLKWGGNTALFLSLQGIAIAGVMLLLLGLRLQQQRTQPVPVTAAPG; this is translated from the coding sequence ATGACCGCCATCCGTCTGCTTCTGCTATGCCAAGCCTTGTTGGTGCTCAGCCGCGCGCTAACCCAGCCGCTGTTTGTCCTGTTGCTGCACCGCCAGCACCTCTCCACCGAATGGATCGGCCTAATTCTTTCCCTGTGCGGGGTCAGCGCCACCTTGATTGGCTTGTATGGGGGGCATCTGGCAGACCGCATGGGGCCGGCCCGGCTGCTGCGCAGCATGGTACTGCTGATTGCGCTGACCTTGCCGGCCCTGACACTCTCACCGCATCCCGCCATGTCCGCCCTCCTCATCTTGAGCGTGGACAGTGCCATGAGTGTCATCCTGGTGTCGTTCAAGGCCATGCTGGCACGCTGGATTACAACCGAGGAGCGGCCCAAGGTCTACGCCACCGGCTACCTGCTCTCCAACATCATGTTCTCGCTTGGACCGCTTTTGGGACTGCAGCTGGCCGGCCTGCAGTTTGCCATTCCCTTCTGGCTGGGAGGCATCAGTGTGGGTCTGACCTTGCCTGTGCTGCGACAGCTCCGCAGGTTTCCTGTCCAGCACGATGCCGATGTCCGCAGTACGGCCCGTTTCGTTGACACTCTCAGCCGCTTGCGCCAGGACCACGTGCTGGTGTGCTACACCTTGGTCAGTTTCTGCCACTCGATGATCTATGGCCGGTTCAGCGCCTGGCTGATGCTGTGGCTGCTGGACCATTGCAGCCCCATGCTCAGCCAGCGCTACCTCACCAGCATGATCCTGACCAATACGCTCGGCGTCGTCTTGCTGCAGTACCCGGTCAGCCGCTGGCTGTTGCGGGGTCATCTGGCACGATGGTTACTGTGGGCCAGCCTGTGCCTGCTGCCCGCTTTGTGGATATTGCAGGTCTCCACCAGCCTGCCGATGATGTGCGCGGCCATCCTGCTGTTCACCTTGGCTGAGCTGGTACTGGTACCCGCAGAATACCAGCTGATCGACCAGATTGCCCCGGCTGATGCGCGTGGGGCCTACTATGGTGCCAGCCAGCTGTCGATGCTGGGTGCGGCGCTCAGCCCGGTACTGTGTGGCGCCTTGCTGAAGTGGGGCGGGAACACGGCCCTGTTTCTATCACTGCAAGGCATCGCCATCGCGGGTGTCATGCTGCTGTTACTGGGCTTGCGCCTGCAACAGCAACGTACGCAACCGGTCCCGGTGACGGCTGCTCCGGGCTGA
- a CDS encoding carboxymuconolactone decarboxylase family protein, whose product MEFLNDIKALIPDYAKDVRLNLDGVLARSSLSPADAVGAALAAAFASKSAPLIAAFRDSDILSAEETEAAHTAAALMGMTNVWYSYLDMADNDELKTLPAQLRMNAYQNHGGVDKRRFELYALASSIVGKCRFCISAHYAVLQQEGMNSTELRDVGRIAAVINATAQVLAAKA is encoded by the coding sequence ATGGAATTCCTGAACGACATCAAAGCGCTGATTCCGGACTATGCCAAGGATGTTCGCCTGAACCTGGACGGCGTCCTGGCCCGCTCCAGCCTGAGCCCGGCAGACGCCGTAGGGGCAGCCCTGGCAGCCGCCTTCGCCAGCAAGTCCGCCCCGCTGATTGCGGCCTTCCGCGACAGCGACATCCTGAGCGCCGAGGAAACCGAAGCCGCCCACACCGCGGCCGCCCTGATGGGCATGACCAATGTCTGGTACAGCTATCTGGACATGGCGGATAACGACGAGCTGAAAACCCTGCCCGCCCAGTTGCGCATGAACGCCTACCAAAACCATGGTGGTGTCGACAAGCGACGTTTCGAACTGTACGCGCTGGCTAGCAGCATCGTCGGCAAATGCCGTTTCTGCATCTCTGCCCACTACGCGGTGCTGCAGCAAGAGGGCATGAACAGTACAGAGCTGCGCGATGTCGGCCGCATTGCTGCTGTCATCAACGCGACGGCACAAGTGCTGGCAGCTAAAGCGTGA